Proteins encoded in a region of the Halostella limicola genome:
- a CDS encoding zinc-binding dehydrogenase, which yields MRAVVLEEHGEPLSVRDVPDPTVDPDGAVVETEACGICRSDWHAWQGHGDWVDDRVPTGQILGHEPVGTVVEVGADVETVDVGDRVVVPFNLADGTCPACRRGRTNYCEGATALGFGPDAPGAFAERFPVPRADVNAVPLPDGVSSVAAASLGCRFVTAFEALDAVADVGGGDRTVVVGCGGVGLSAVQVASALGATVVAVDVRDEPLAMAAEVGAAETVNAADAADVPARVRDLVGGADVSMDALGSTETCRAAVGSLASGGTHVQVGLTGDDDRGEIPLPMDEVVQKGIAVRGSRGMPPARYDDLFRLIASGRVDPEALVSATVALSDVPDRLAAMSEFDAVGVEVATEFA from the coding sequence ATGCGCGCTGTCGTCCTCGAAGAGCACGGCGAACCGCTGTCGGTGCGGGACGTCCCCGATCCGACCGTCGACCCGGACGGCGCCGTCGTCGAGACGGAGGCCTGCGGGATCTGTCGGAGCGACTGGCACGCCTGGCAGGGTCACGGCGACTGGGTCGACGACCGCGTCCCGACCGGGCAGATACTGGGCCACGAGCCGGTGGGCACCGTCGTCGAGGTCGGGGCGGACGTGGAGACGGTCGACGTCGGGGACCGGGTCGTCGTCCCCTTCAACCTCGCCGACGGGACGTGTCCGGCCTGTCGCCGCGGCCGGACGAACTACTGCGAGGGGGCCACCGCGCTCGGGTTCGGCCCGGACGCGCCGGGCGCGTTCGCCGAGCGCTTCCCGGTCCCGCGGGCGGACGTCAACGCCGTCCCGCTTCCCGACGGCGTGTCCTCCGTCGCCGCGGCCAGCCTCGGCTGTCGGTTCGTCACCGCGTTCGAGGCGTTAGACGCCGTCGCGGACGTCGGCGGCGGGGACCGCACGGTCGTCGTCGGCTGCGGGGGCGTCGGCCTCTCCGCGGTGCAGGTGGCGTCGGCCCTCGGCGCGACCGTCGTCGCGGTCGACGTCCGCGACGAACCCCTCGCGATGGCGGCGGAGGTGGGCGCCGCGGAGACGGTGAACGCGGCCGACGCGGCGGACGTGCCGGCGCGGGTCCGGGACCTCGTCGGCGGCGCCGACGTGTCGATGGACGCGCTCGGCAGCACGGAGACGTGCCGGGCGGCGGTCGGCTCGCTGGCGAGCGGCGGCACCCACGTCCAGGTCGGCCTCACGGGGGACGACGACCGCGGCGAGATTCCGCTCCCGATGGACGAGGTGGTCCAGAAGGGGATCGCGGTCCGCGGCTCCCGCGGGATGCCGCCCGCCCGCTACGACGACCTCTTCCGGCTGATCGCGAGCGGTCGGGTCGACCCCGAGGCGCTGGTGTCGGCCACCGTCGCGCTCTCCGACGTCCCCGACCGGCTGGCGGCGATGAGCGAGTTCGACGCGGTCGGCGTCGAGGTTGCGACCGAGTTCGCGTGA